CCTCACTCTGGTCTTAAGCCAAAAAAGAGCAGAAACGCTAACTTACGAACACTGGCATCGCAAGCTGTAACGCAGCAAAAGGCAACTGGGCGCACCATAAATCGCTGCCCGGGCGAGCAGTTAGAAGCCTCGTTGCAGACCACTTTGCGGCCTTTGCTACCAGTGGGCGGACGCCATAAAAAAACGCCGCCCAAGGGCGGCGTTTCATGTCAGCGGACACCGACCCAGCTCAGTTCGGCGTGAGCGTCCGGATCATGTGCTCAACGTAGGCGTCGAACTCCTCGTGGCTGATCCGCGGCAGGCCCAGCGTGAAGTTGAGCTGCAGGAAGCCCACGTAGGCGGCATAGGTCAGGCGGGCGCGGTTGAGCGCCTCGACCGGCTCGAGCCCGGCTTCCTTGTAGATGTTGGTGAGGAACTCCATGCGGCGCTGCGAGACGCGGGCCATCACCGGCACCACCTGCGGATGGTCCAACGCCTTCAGCAGGGCGGCATACACGCGGTGGGGCGCCAGCTCGTGCGCCACGCGGCGGAACAGTTCCGGCAGGCGCGCGCGCGGATCGGGCATGGCCTCGATCTGCGAGATGACTTCCCGCTCGCCGTACTGCTCCCAGCGTTCCAATGCGGCCTGAAGCAGGGCTTCGCGGGTGCGGAAGTGCCAGTAGAAGCTGCCCTTGGTCACGCCGAGCTGGCGGGCCAGGGCTTCCACGGCGAGGGCATTGACGCCCTGGTCGGCGATCAGCTTGAGGGCCGCATCTTCCCAATCTTCGGCGGAAAGACGGGTACGTTCAGGTTTGGCGCTTGCATTCATGCCCGTATGTTAACGCAGTCGGGGACCTTGCACGGCGCCCGGCGGGTGACATCGTTGAACCGGGAGACGGCTGCGGCGGCGCATATTGACGTGGCGGTTTGCCGCAATCCATACTCATGCGTATGGTAACGACACCCATCGAAGAGACCGTGACGCGGATGGCCTCGATTGACGGCCTGGAGCTGTCGGTCGAGGTCCGCCATCCCTCGGGAACCCCCACGCTGCTGTTCGCCCACGGCTTCGGCCAGACCCGTGGCGCCTGGCGTGGCGCCTCGGCCGCCCTGGCGGAGCAGGGATATCGCTGCGTCAGCTTCGACGCGCGCGGCCACGGCGAGAGCAGCTGGCTGCCGGGCGGCGAGTACCACATGGAACAGTTCGTCGGCGACCTGCGCCTGCTGGCGCATGCCGAGTTGCGCAAGCCGATCCTGGTCGGTGCGTCCATGGGCGGCCTGCTGGGGCTGATGCTGGCCGGCGAGATCGACCCGCAGGCGTTCCGGGCGCTGGTCCTGGTGGATATCACGCCACGCTGGGAAACCGCCGGCGTCGAACGCATCCTAGCCTTCATGCAGGCCCATCCCGATGGGTTCGCCAGCTATGCCGAGGCGGCCGAGGAAATCGCCCGCTACCTGCCGCATCGCGCCGGCCGCAAATCCGAAGACCAGCTTCGTCCCTTGCTGCGCGAAGGCAGCGATGGCCGGTTGCGGTGGCATTGGGATCCTGCGTTGCTGGGCGGCCAGCTGATCCACGAAAGCGAACGCTACCAGCCGCGCCTGATGGCCGCGGCGGCGAAGGTGCGCGTGCCGCTGCTGCTGCTCTCGGGCGGACGCAGCGACGTGGTGTCGCGCGATACCGTCGATGAATTCCTGAAGCTGGTGCCGCATGCCGAGCACGTGGAACTGCCACGCGCGACACATATGGTGGCCGGCGACGCCAACGATGCCTTCACCCGCGAAATCGCACGTTTCGTGGGCGAGCTTTCCCGTACCGACCGCAGCGATGCGTTGACTGCGTGATTCCCCCGAACAACCAAGTCGTCATCCGTAACGAGGTGTTGTGATGTCCGTGATCCTGACCCTGCTGGCGGCGCTGATTGCCACCGGCGCCTGTGCCTACCACCGCAGCAGCCTGCGTACGTGGGCGATCGTGACGGTGGTGGCCACCGTCGTGGTCGGTGCGCTCACCGGCGCGCCGTGGACTACCTTCGTCCTGCTGGTGATCGAGCTCGGCATCGCCGTGCCGCTGCTGATGAAGACCTTCCGCCGCAAGCAGATCACCGCGCCGCTGCTGAAGATGTTCGCCAAGGTGACGCCGAAGCTGTCGGAAACCGAGCAGACCGCGCTGGAAGCGGGCACCGTCGGCTTCGAAGGCGAACTGTTCTCCGGCAAGCCCGACTGGCACGAGCTGCTCAAGCAGCCCAAGCCCGAGCTGAGCGTGGAGGAGCAGGCGTTCATGGATGGTCCGGTCGAAGAGCTGTGCGGCATGATCGACGACTGGCAGATCACGCACGAGCTGGCCGATCTTCCGCCGGAAGTCTGGGCCTTCATCAAGAAGCACAAGTTCTTCGGCATGATCATCCCGAAGCAGTACGGCGGCCTGGGCTTCTCGGCGCTGGCGCATTCGGCGGTGCTGCAGAAGCTGGCGACCATGTCGGCGACGGTGGCCTCCACCGTCGCGGTGCCGAACTCGCTGGGTCCGGCGGAACTGCTGCTGCACTACGGCAGCGACGAGCAGAAGAACCATTACCTGCCGCGCCTGGCGGTGGGCGAGGAAATCCCCTGCTTCGCGCTCACCGGTCCGTACGCCGGCTCCGACGCTACGTCGATCACCGACTTCGGCATCGTCTGCAAGCAGGTAGTGGATGGCGTCGAGACGCTGGGCATGAAGCTCACCTTCGACAAGCGCTACATCACGCTGGCGCCGATCGCCACGGTGGTGGGCCTTGCCTTCCGCCTGTATGACCCGGAGAAGCTGCTGGGCGACAAGGAAGACTTGGGGATAACGCTGGCGCTGTTGCCGCGCAGCACGCCAGGCCTGGAAATCGGGCGCCGCCACTTCCCGCTCAATATCCCGTTCCAGAACGGTCCGCTGCACGGCAAGGACGTGTTCGTGCCGCTGTCGACGCTGATCGGCGGCCCGCACATGGCCGGCCATGGCTGGCGCATGCTGGTGGAATGCCTCTCGGTGGGTCGCGCGATCTCGCTGCCGTCCAATGCGACGGGCGGCGTGCGCGCTGCCGTGGCGGCCACGGGTGCGTATGCGCGGATGCGCAAGCAGTTCGGTCTTTCCATCGCCCGTTTCGAAGGCGTTGAAGAAGCGCTGGCGCGCATCGGCGGCCTGACCTACGCCACGGCTGCGCTGTCGCGCGCCACGGCGGCGGCGGTAGATCGCGGCGAGAAGCCGGCGGTGCCGTCGGCGATCGCCAAATACCACGCGACCGAATGGGGTCGCGTGATCGCCGGTGATGCGTTGGACGTGCATGGTGGCAAGGGCGTGCAGCTCGGCCCGAAGAACTACGCGGGCCGCGCATGGCAGGGCGTGCCGATCGCCATCACGGTGGAAGGCGCGAACATCATGACGCGCAGCCTGATGATCTTCGGGCAGGGCGCCATCCGTTGCCATCCCTACGTGCTGAAGGAAATGCAGGCACTGTCGATCGCCGATTACGGCGACCGCCTGCGCACGTTCGACCGCGCGCTGTTCGGCCATATCGGCTTCGGCATTTCCAACGCGGTGCGCAGCTTCACGCTGGGCATCACCGGTTCGCGCATCGGAGACACCGCGGGCGATGCGTACACGCGCCGCTACTACCGCAAGCTCAACCGCTACTCGGCGGCGCTGGCGCTGTGCGCCGACACCTTCATGGGCGTGCTGGGCGGCAAGCTGAAGTTCAAGGAAAAGCTCTCCGCGCGTCTGGGCGACGTGCTGAGCTACCTGTACATCGCCAGTGCGATGCTCAAGCGCTACGAGGACACCGGCCGTCCAGAAGCGGATCGTCCGCTGCTGGCCTGGGCGTTCCACGAGTGCATGTGGCGCACGCAGATGGCACTGGATGGGGCGATCCGCAACTTCCCGGTGAAGCCGGTGGCGTGGCTGCTGCGTGCGCTGGTGTTCCCGTTCGGTCGCCGCGAAGTGCCACCGTCGGATCGCCTGGGCCGTCGCGTGGCCGCGATCATCACGGCACCGGGCGAGGCGCGCGATCGCCTCACCGAATGGGTGTATCTCGCGCCGACCGCGAACAACACCATTGGCCGCATGAACGCATTGCTGCCCGACGTGATCGCGGCCGAGCCGGTCGAGCGCAAGTTCGGCAAGGCGCAGAAGGCGGGCCAGTTCAAGTCGCACGATTACAACGGCCAACTCGCCGAGGCGCTGCAGGCCGGCGTGATCACCGCGCCCGAACACGACCTGTTGAAGCGCGTGCGCGATGGCGTGGCTGAGTTCATCGCGGTGGACGATTTCGATCCGGCGGAATTGCGCTCGGCCGTGACGCGCGCCGATCGCAACAAGAAGCTGGCCGACGCGGCCTGATTCCCATCGTCGTACGACCAGGGCGGAGCAAGGGCTCCGCCCGCGCGGGAGGTTTGCCATGAGTCAGGCGTTGTCGCTGTATCGTCGGCTGGTGACGTTGCCGGGCGGACGCTGGTTGTACGGCCGCCTGATCTGCTTCAAGGCACCGTACTTCGCCACCATCGCGCCGCGTTTCGTGGCGCTGGAGCCAGGGCGCTGCGCGGTGGACATCCGCGATCGCCGCCGCGTGCACAACCACATCGGCACGGTGCACGCGATTGCGCTGTGCAACGCCGCGGAACTCACCGCCGGCATGATGACCGATGTCACCATTCCGTCGCGCATGCGTTGGATTCCCAGGAGCATGGCGGTGGAATACCTGGCCAAGGCGAAGGGCACGCTGCGTGCGGAAGCGACGCCGGTATCCGCCGCCGCCGAAGCGACCAGCGGCTATGCGTGGCCCGTCAACGTCAGCGTGCGCAACGCGGCTAGCGAAGAAGTGTTCCGTGCACGCATCGACATGTGGGTGTCGCCGCGCAAGGACGCCTGATCGTCAGGAGGCCAGCACGCAGCGGTTCTTGCCCGCGTCCTTGGCCTGGTAGAGCGCGCGGTCGGCGCACTGGATCAGTTCTTCGTCGCCTTGCGTGCTTCCTTGCCACAGCGCCACGCCGATGCTGGCGCTCACGTTGGCCACGAACGGGCCGTGGCGTCCTTCCAGCGGATAAGGTCGGGCGAGCAGCGCGCACAGCTCTTCGCAGCGCCTGACCAGCGAGGACGCACCATCGATGTCCTCCAGGATCACCGCGAATTCGTCGCCGCCCAGCCGCGCCACCGTATCGTTGGCACGTACTTCGCCGCTGAGTCGATGGGCGATGGCCTGCAGCAGGGCATCGCCGGCAGGGTGGCCGTGGTTGTCGTTCACGCCCTTGAAGCCATCGATGTCGAGCAGGGCCAGGCCGAACTGCGTCAGGTGGTGCGGTGCGCGTTGCATGGCCGTGGTCAGGCGGTCGTGGAACAGCGTACGGTTGGGCAGGCCGGTAAGCGTGTCGTGCGTGGCCTGGTGCAGGATGTGCTCCTCGATGCGCATGCGCTCGCCGATTTCCCAATTGAGCTGGTCGTTGCGCTCTTCCAGCTCTTCCAGCGTCGCCTTCAGTGCCGCGCGCGCGCGGTACAGTTCGAGGAAGACGCGCACCTTGGACTGCAGGATCATGTCGTTGATGGGCTTGGCGATGTAATCCACCGCGCCGAAGTGGTAGCCGCGCACGCGATTGATGTCATCGGCATAGGCCGCCGTGACGAAGATGATCGGCGTGTCTCGCAGCCGCTCGTCTTCGCCGATCAGGAATGCCACCTCGAAGCCGTCCATCTCGGGCATGTTCACGTCGAGCAGGATCAGCGCGAACTCGTGGTCCAGGCACAACGCCAGCGCTTCATTGCCGCTGCCGGCCTCGAACAGCTGCGCACCGCTGTCGGCCAACAGGTGGCGCATGGCGACCAGGTTGGCCGGTGTGTCGTCGACGACGAGGATCTTGGGAGCATGCATGTTCATGGCAGGCATAAACGGTTGAGCAGCGGTGCGATGGCCGCCAGGGGAGCACAGTAGTCGGCGCCGGCGATTTCCAGCGCCGCCATGGGCATGGCCGCCGCCTCGGCGTCGGCAGGGTCCTGCACGATGGCGAGGCCACCGTTGCTGCGCACGCATGCGAGTCCGTGGGCGCCGTCGCTGTTGGCGCCGGTAAGCACCACGCCGATCAGGGCGTCGCGGTAGGCCTCGGCCGCCGAATCGAACAGCACGTCGATCGAGGGGCGGGCGTAGCTCACGCGTTCATCGACCGACAGCGCGAAGCGCCGGGTGGCTTCCACCAGCAGGTGGTAGCCGCTGGGCGCGACATGGATGACGCCGCCCTCCAGCGGTGCGCGTTCGCTTGCCTCGACCACGGGCAACGTGGCGTGCTGCGCAAGGAGTTCACACATCAGCTCCACTGTCGACGAACCGGTGTGGCAGCATACGACGATGGCCTGTTCCAGATTGGGCAGCAGGGCGGAAAAAAGCGTCTCCAGCGCGGTCAGGCCACCCGCCGAACAGCCGA
The window above is part of the Dyella jiangningensis genome. Proteins encoded here:
- a CDS encoding TetR/AcrR family transcriptional regulator, which encodes MNASAKPERTRLSAEDWEDAALKLIADQGVNALAVEALARQLGVTKGSFYWHFRTREALLQAALERWEQYGEREVISQIEAMPDPRARLPELFRRVAHELAPHRVYAALLKALDHPQVVPVMARVSQRRMEFLTNIYKEAGLEPVEALNRARLTYAAYVGFLQLNFTLGLPRISHEEFDAYVEHMIRTLTPN
- a CDS encoding diguanylate cyclase domain-containing protein is translated as MNMHAPKILVVDDTPANLVAMRHLLADSGAQLFEAGSGNEALALCLDHEFALILLDVNMPEMDGFEVAFLIGEDERLRDTPIIFVTAAYADDINRVRGYHFGAVDYIAKPINDMILQSKVRVFLELYRARAALKATLEELEERNDQLNWEIGERMRIEEHILHQATHDTLTGLPNRTLFHDRLTTAMQRAPHHLTQFGLALLDIDGFKGVNDNHGHPAGDALLQAIAHRLSGEVRANDTVARLGGDEFAVILEDIDGASSLVRRCEELCALLARPYPLEGRHGPFVANVSASIGVALWQGSTQGDEELIQCADRALYQAKDAGKNRCVLAS
- a CDS encoding acyl-CoA dehydrogenase, encoding MSVILTLLAALIATGACAYHRSSLRTWAIVTVVATVVVGALTGAPWTTFVLLVIELGIAVPLLMKTFRRKQITAPLLKMFAKVTPKLSETEQTALEAGTVGFEGELFSGKPDWHELLKQPKPELSVEEQAFMDGPVEELCGMIDDWQITHELADLPPEVWAFIKKHKFFGMIIPKQYGGLGFSALAHSAVLQKLATMSATVASTVAVPNSLGPAELLLHYGSDEQKNHYLPRLAVGEEIPCFALTGPYAGSDATSITDFGIVCKQVVDGVETLGMKLTFDKRYITLAPIATVVGLAFRLYDPEKLLGDKEDLGITLALLPRSTPGLEIGRRHFPLNIPFQNGPLHGKDVFVPLSTLIGGPHMAGHGWRMLVECLSVGRAISLPSNATGGVRAAVAATGAYARMRKQFGLSIARFEGVEEALARIGGLTYATAALSRATAAAVDRGEKPAVPSAIAKYHATEWGRVIAGDALDVHGGKGVQLGPKNYAGRAWQGVPIAITVEGANIMTRSLMIFGQGAIRCHPYVLKEMQALSIADYGDRLRTFDRALFGHIGFGISNAVRSFTLGITGSRIGDTAGDAYTRRYYRKLNRYSAALALCADTFMGVLGGKLKFKEKLSARLGDVLSYLYIASAMLKRYEDTGRPEADRPLLAWAFHECMWRTQMALDGAIRNFPVKPVAWLLRALVFPFGRREVPPSDRLGRRVAAIITAPGEARDRLTEWVYLAPTANNTIGRMNALLPDVIAAEPVERKFGKAQKAGQFKSHDYNGQLAEALQAGVITAPEHDLLKRVRDGVAEFIAVDDFDPAELRSAVTRADRNKKLADAA
- a CDS encoding alpha/beta fold hydrolase, whose protein sequence is MVTTPIEETVTRMASIDGLELSVEVRHPSGTPTLLFAHGFGQTRGAWRGASAALAEQGYRCVSFDARGHGESSWLPGGEYHMEQFVGDLRLLAHAELRKPILVGASMGGLLGLMLAGEIDPQAFRALVLVDITPRWETAGVERILAFMQAHPDGFASYAEAAEEIARYLPHRAGRKSEDQLRPLLREGSDGRLRWHWDPALLGGQLIHESERYQPRLMAAAAKVRVPLLLLSGGRSDVVSRDTVDEFLKLVPHAEHVELPRATHMVAGDANDAFTREIARFVGELSRTDRSDALTA
- a CDS encoding hotdog fold domain-containing protein; its protein translation is MSQALSLYRRLVTLPGGRWLYGRLICFKAPYFATIAPRFVALEPGRCAVDIRDRRRVHNHIGTVHAIALCNAAELTAGMMTDVTIPSRMRWIPRSMAVEYLAKAKGTLRAEATPVSAAAEATSGYAWPVNVSVRNAASEEVFRARIDMWVSPRKDA
- a CDS encoding chemotaxis protein CheB, coding for MAAPQAIVIGCSAGGLTALETLFSALLPNLEQAIVVCCHTGSSTVELMCELLAQHATLPVVEASERAPLEGGVIHVAPSGYHLLVEATRRFALSVDERVSYARPSIDVLFDSAAEAYRDALIGVVLTGANSDGAHGLACVRSNGGLAIVQDPADAEAAAMPMAALEIAGADYCAPLAAIAPLLNRLCLP